Proteins from a genomic interval of Lolium perenne isolate Kyuss_39 chromosome 1, Kyuss_2.0, whole genome shotgun sequence:
- the LOC127326891 gene encoding small polypeptide DEVIL 4-like produces MDTVKISHRKHSESPGGGRGLSRVLREHKARLYIIRRCVVMLLCCHD; encoded by the coding sequence ATGGACACCGTGAAGATCAGCCATAGGAAGCACAGTGAGtcgccaggaggaggaagagggctgAGCAGGGTTCTGAGGGAGCACAAGGCCAGGCTTTACATCATCCGGCGATGCGTCGTAATGCTCCTCTGCTGCCATGACTAG